A stretch of Saccharothrix texasensis DNA encodes these proteins:
- a CDS encoding YcnI family protein translates to MSTKRFGARSLAKGGAVLGAAAILALTTTGLASAHVTASTPKDAVQGGYTKVTLRVPNERPDSGTVKLELTLPAEYPLASVSTKPTPGWKVEAVKEKLATPVKSHGREVTEAVRTVTWTADPGSRIEPGQFNEFDLSIGPLPDNTDQLILPTKQTYDSGEVVDWSTPPPAEGADEPERPAPVLKLVAKTGGDEHGTATATAVADDHDATAAGATDDTARWLGGAGLVVGALGLGLGAGAVLRSRRAGKPTA, encoded by the coding sequence ATGTCGACAAAGCGATTTGGCGCGCGCTCGCTCGCCAAGGGCGGCGCCGTGCTCGGCGCCGCCGCGATCCTGGCGCTGACCACCACGGGCCTGGCGTCCGCCCACGTCACCGCGTCCACGCCCAAGGACGCCGTGCAGGGCGGGTACACCAAGGTCACGCTGCGCGTGCCCAACGAACGCCCCGACTCGGGCACGGTCAAGCTGGAGCTGACCCTGCCCGCCGAGTACCCGCTGGCCTCGGTCAGCACCAAGCCGACCCCCGGCTGGAAGGTCGAGGCGGTCAAGGAGAAGCTGGCCACGCCGGTCAAGAGCCACGGCCGCGAGGTCACCGAGGCCGTCCGCACGGTCACCTGGACCGCGGACCCGGGCAGCCGCATCGAGCCCGGCCAGTTCAACGAGTTCGACCTGTCGATCGGGCCGCTGCCGGACAACACCGACCAGCTGATCCTGCCCACCAAGCAGACCTACGACAGCGGCGAGGTCGTCGACTGGAGCACCCCGCCGCCCGCCGAGGGCGCCGACGAGCCGGAACGCCCCGCGCCCGTGCTGAAGCTCGTCGCCAAGACCGGCGGCGACGAGCACGGCACGGCCACCGCGACGGCGGTCGCCGACGACCACGACGCCACGGCGGCCGGCGCGACCGACGACACCGCCCGCTGGCTGGGCGGCGCCGGCCTGGTGGTCGGCGCGCTGGGCCTCGGGTTGGGCGCGGGCGCCGTGCTGCGGTCCCGCCGCGCGGGCAAGCCGACGGCATGA
- a CDS encoding copper resistance CopC family protein produces the protein MRRVVSLLLTGLVAGAVALGTAAPAFAHNVLVGSDPKDGSQLAAGPATITLTFDQPVQAGEKFNTVTVTGPEGTRWEADGEPTVKDNSVVFPVRPLGPAAEYTVGYRVLSADGHPVTGSLKFTLTTAGSGTPAPAASDAEGSGSTSSGGGGVPIWVWIVGAAVLLGGGAFLALRGGAAGDAEERSGR, from the coding sequence ATGAGGCGCGTCGTCTCGCTGCTGCTGACCGGCCTGGTCGCGGGCGCGGTCGCGCTCGGCACGGCCGCACCGGCGTTCGCGCACAACGTGCTGGTCGGCAGCGACCCCAAGGACGGGTCGCAGCTGGCGGCCGGGCCCGCGACGATCACGTTGACCTTCGACCAGCCCGTGCAGGCCGGTGAGAAGTTCAACACCGTCACCGTCACCGGGCCCGAGGGCACGCGCTGGGAAGCGGACGGCGAGCCGACGGTCAAGGACAACAGCGTCGTCTTCCCGGTCCGCCCGCTGGGCCCGGCCGCCGAGTACACCGTCGGCTACCGGGTCCTCTCCGCGGACGGGCACCCGGTGACGGGGTCGCTCAAGTTCACCCTGACGACGGCGGGCAGCGGCACGCCCGCGCCCGCCGCGTCGGACGCCGAGGGCTCCGGCTCCACGTCGTCCGGCGGGGGCGGCGTGCCGATCTGGGTGTGGATCGTCGGCGCGGCGGTGCTGCTGGGCGGCGGCGCGTTCCTGGCGCTGCGCGGCGGCGCGGCGGGCGACGCCGAGGAGCGCAGCGGGCGATGA
- a CDS encoding copper resistance D family protein, whose translation MTANRTTTTANRHWVVGGLLAGGAVGVFLGLGLSTTPEAVGVAEPGVVFRFAHPLVRTLLDLSATVVVGLSLLPKLLGFNRPAITEPVMRVARPAAVVAAAVWAFTALLSIVIRAYETRPDAELTMPMVVDYVQRIGAGQGLLFSAVCALVYLWIGVMAVRRGESVPAELRILIAMFGLLPLPVTGHASNWKYHDYSMISMELHVLGAAAWTGGLAALVVLVAHRRGLLAEALPKFSKLATIALVLVSVTGLFNGLLELALNPLTGLPGSLFTTSYGLVLIGKVACAALLAVLGANIRWRFLPHIAQHKTTAIVGWAAVELAIMGIAFGLAVVLSRAPVA comes from the coding sequence ATGACCGCGAACCGGACCACCACCACCGCGAACCGGCACTGGGTCGTCGGCGGCCTGCTCGCCGGCGGAGCCGTCGGCGTCTTCCTGGGCCTGGGCCTGTCCACCACACCGGAAGCGGTGGGCGTGGCCGAGCCGGGGGTGGTGTTCCGGTTCGCGCACCCGTTGGTGCGGACCCTGCTGGACCTGTCCGCGACCGTCGTCGTCGGCCTCTCGCTGCTGCCGAAGCTGCTCGGGTTCAACCGGCCCGCCATCACCGAACCGGTGATGCGCGTCGCCCGGCCCGCCGCCGTCGTCGCGGCGGCGGTGTGGGCGTTCACCGCGCTGCTGTCCATCGTGATCCGGGCGTACGAGACGCGCCCGGACGCGGAGCTGACCATGCCGATGGTCGTGGACTACGTGCAGCGCATCGGCGCCGGCCAGGGTCTGCTGTTCAGCGCGGTGTGCGCGCTGGTGTACCTGTGGATCGGCGTGATGGCCGTGCGCCGGGGCGAGTCGGTGCCGGCGGAGCTGCGCATCCTGATCGCCATGTTCGGCCTGCTGCCGCTGCCGGTGACCGGCCACGCGTCGAACTGGAAGTACCACGACTACTCCATGATCTCGATGGAGCTGCACGTGCTCGGCGCGGCGGCGTGGACCGGCGGCCTGGCGGCGCTGGTGGTGCTGGTCGCGCACCGCCGCGGGCTGTTGGCCGAGGCGCTGCCGAAGTTCTCGAAGCTGGCCACGATCGCGCTGGTCCTGGTCTCGGTGACCGGGTTGTTCAACGGGCTGCTGGAACTGGCGCTCAACCCGCTCACCGGCCTGCCGGGCTCGCTCTTCACCACCTCGTACGGCCTGGTCCTGATCGGCAAGGTCGCGTGCGCCGCGCTGCTGGCCGTGCTGGGCGCGAACATCCGGTGGCGGTTCCTGCCGCACATCGCGCAGCACAAGACGACGGCGATCGTCGGCTGGGCCGCGGTCGAACTGGCGATCATGGGCATCGCCTTCGGCCTGGCGGTCGTGCTCTCCCGGGCCCCGGTCGCCTGA
- a CDS encoding NAD(P)H-binding protein: MADSTILVLGATGSTGRRVAARLTAAGHAVRRASRRGEVRFDWSDPGTWAGALTGVERVYLMAPHELPVDPGFVAEAVARGVRRFVLLSTRGVAEMRDERLLAAERLVRGSGVGWTVLRPDWFDQNFDEGFFRPAVLAGELVLPLGDKQQAFVDADDIAAVAVAALTEDGHEGEVYEVTGPESLSFPDALAVLARVTGRRVRFRGTPDDYRAVVPADVAEEQIRAWDALGDGAPTDTVARVAGREPKSFHDYAVQAWEGGAWRD; the protein is encoded by the coding sequence ATGGCTGATTCGACGATCCTGGTGCTGGGAGCCACCGGCTCGACGGGCAGGCGGGTGGCCGCGCGGCTCACCGCGGCGGGCCACGCCGTGCGCCGGGCCTCACGTCGGGGCGAGGTGCGCTTCGACTGGTCCGACCCCGGCACGTGGGCGGGCGCGCTGACCGGTGTCGAGCGGGTCTACCTGATGGCGCCGCACGAGCTGCCGGTCGACCCGGGTTTCGTGGCCGAGGCCGTGGCGCGGGGCGTGCGGCGGTTCGTGCTGCTGTCCACCCGGGGCGTGGCGGAGATGCGGGACGAACGGCTGCTCGCCGCCGAACGGCTGGTGCGCGGCTCCGGCGTCGGGTGGACCGTGCTGCGGCCGGACTGGTTCGACCAGAACTTCGACGAGGGCTTCTTCCGCCCCGCGGTGCTCGCCGGCGAGCTGGTGCTGCCCCTGGGCGACAAGCAGCAGGCGTTCGTGGACGCGGACGACATCGCCGCGGTGGCCGTCGCCGCGTTGACCGAGGACGGGCACGAGGGCGAGGTGTACGAGGTCACCGGCCCCGAGTCGCTGTCGTTCCCGGACGCGCTGGCCGTGCTCGCCCGGGTCACCGGCCGGCGGGTCCGGTTCCGCGGCACCCCCGACGACTACCGGGCCGTCGTGCCCGCCGACGTGGCGGAGGAGCAGATCCGGGCGTGGGACGCGCTGGGGGACGGCGCGCCGACCGACACCGTCGCGCGGGTCGCCGGACGCGAACCCAAGAGCTTCCACGATTACGCGGTCCAGGCCTGGGAAGGGGGCGCATGGCGCGACTGA
- a CDS encoding aminoglycoside phosphotransferase family protein: MDGRFTSAALTAVLERLCAELGLAHRGARLVKFTSNAVFDLPVDRVVVRIVGSTTLRHRAAKVVEVARWLAEHDVPAVRLVEDVPQPLAIGDHLATVWHAVPSGGRPVDGRDLGRVLRQVHSLPAPGFELPRWTPLDDVRRRLADAEELSAPDRRFLEDRCAEADDRLAGLRFALPPGVVHGDAHLGNLIPSPDGPVICDFDSTSFGPREWDLSTLPVGVARFGHSAEWYRQLADEYGFDVVRWPGFPVLREVRELKLTTSVLPIMRSHPGVRDELHSRLKALRAGDTTTPWTPYR; encoded by the coding sequence CTGGACGGCAGGTTCACCTCCGCCGCGTTGACCGCCGTGCTGGAGCGGCTGTGCGCCGAACTGGGGTTGGCGCACCGGGGCGCGCGGCTGGTCAAGTTCACCAGCAACGCCGTGTTCGACCTGCCCGTCGACCGGGTGGTGGTGCGGATCGTCGGCTCGACGACGCTGCGCCACCGCGCGGCCAAGGTGGTCGAGGTCGCGCGGTGGCTGGCCGAGCACGACGTGCCCGCCGTGCGGCTGGTCGAGGACGTGCCGCAGCCGTTGGCGATCGGCGACCACCTGGCCACCGTGTGGCACGCGGTGCCCTCCGGCGGCAGGCCCGTCGACGGCCGTGACCTGGGCCGGGTGCTGCGGCAGGTGCACTCGCTGCCCGCGCCGGGGTTCGAGCTGCCGCGCTGGACGCCGCTGGACGACGTGCGCCGTCGCCTCGCGGACGCCGAGGAGCTGTCCGCGCCGGACCGCCGGTTCCTGGAGGACCGGTGCGCCGAGGCCGACGACCGCCTGGCCGGGCTGCGGTTCGCGCTGCCGCCGGGCGTGGTGCACGGCGACGCGCACCTGGGCAACCTGATCCCCAGCCCCGACGGTCCGGTGATCTGCGACTTCGACTCCACCAGCTTCGGACCGCGCGAGTGGGACCTGAGCACCCTGCCGGTCGGCGTCGCCCGCTTCGGCCACTCCGCCGAGTGGTACCGGCAGCTGGCCGACGAGTACGGCTTCGACGTCGTGCGGTGGCCAGGGTTCCCGGTGTTGCGCGAGGTCAGGGAGTTGAAGCTGACCACGAGCGTGCTGCCGATCATGCGCAGCCACCCCGGTGTGCGCGACGAGCTGCACAGCCGGCTCAAAGCGTTGCGCGCGGGCGACACCACGACCCCCTGGACCCCATACCGCTGA
- a CDS encoding helix-turn-helix domain-containing protein gives MRDALARREISAVYRLLRRHGVSQRQIAALTGQSQSEVSEILKGRQVMAYDVLARIAAGLGVPRGYMGLAYDEATAVRVAATAESPHSEEDESVKRRKFLAHAAAITVGAAVFGTDSGSWASSPAQTPAPGRIGMTDVRQVEAATRALRTLDYQYGGGSCRDAVVAQLSWGQQMLGANATDLVKERLYVALADLHNLAGWTSFDTGLYDSARNHFGQALGLAKQGRKEELVANILYRMGRVYLHQNAPDDALKVFQLGQLAAQNSGSELAVGILCANEAWAYAKMGSDDQALKLLGRARDEFARANIGEAPAWAKFFDANDLSAMIGTVHTELAQTVDSKYTRTAVPALTKAIGGYGEDMTRSRSFNLTSLSINHLLDGDIDHGARLGRQAIELSEGLKSVRTKDRMKPLQHEAEKRRNNPDARELAERLAKFTGNDSAA, from the coding sequence ATGCGCGACGCACTGGCCAGACGAGAGATCAGCGCGGTCTACCGGCTGCTCCGACGGCACGGTGTGTCGCAGCGCCAGATCGCGGCGCTGACGGGCCAGTCGCAGTCCGAAGTCTCGGAGATCCTCAAGGGACGCCAGGTCATGGCCTACGACGTCCTCGCGCGGATCGCCGCGGGCTTGGGCGTGCCCAGGGGGTACATGGGCCTCGCTTACGACGAGGCCACGGCAGTGAGGGTGGCCGCCACGGCGGAGTCACCCCATTCTGAGGAGGACGAGTCGGTGAAGCGAAGGAAGTTCCTCGCGCACGCCGCCGCCATCACCGTCGGCGCGGCCGTGTTCGGTACGGACTCCGGGTCTTGGGCTTCGTCGCCCGCGCAGACTCCGGCCCCTGGCCGCATCGGCATGACCGACGTCCGACAGGTCGAAGCGGCCACCAGGGCGTTGCGCACGCTCGACTACCAGTACGGCGGCGGCTCGTGCCGCGACGCGGTGGTCGCCCAGCTCTCGTGGGGCCAGCAGATGCTCGGCGCGAACGCGACCGACCTGGTCAAGGAGCGCCTCTACGTCGCGCTCGCCGACCTGCACAACCTGGCCGGGTGGACCTCGTTCGACACCGGCCTGTACGACTCGGCCCGCAACCACTTCGGCCAGGCGCTCGGCCTGGCGAAGCAGGGGCGCAAGGAAGAGCTCGTGGCCAACATCCTGTACCGGATGGGTCGCGTCTACCTGCACCAGAACGCGCCGGACGACGCGTTGAAGGTGTTCCAGCTCGGCCAGCTGGCCGCGCAGAACTCCGGCTCGGAGCTCGCCGTCGGCATCCTGTGCGCCAACGAGGCGTGGGCCTACGCGAAGATGGGCTCCGACGACCAGGCGCTGAAGCTGCTCGGCCGGGCGCGCGACGAGTTCGCCCGCGCCAACATCGGCGAGGCGCCCGCGTGGGCGAAGTTCTTCGACGCCAACGACCTGTCCGCGATGATCGGCACCGTGCACACGGAGCTGGCGCAGACCGTGGACTCGAAGTACACGCGCACCGCGGTGCCCGCGCTGACCAAGGCCATCGGCGGCTACGGCGAGGACATGACCCGCAGCCGGTCGTTCAACCTCACGTCCCTGTCGATCAACCACCTGCTCGACGGCGACATCGACCACGGCGCCCGGCTCGGCCGGCAGGCGATCGAGCTGTCCGAGGGCCTGAAGTCGGTCCGCACCAAGGACCGGATGAAGCCGTTGCAGCACGAAGCCGAGAAGCGCCGGAACAACCCGGACGCCCGCGAGCTGGCCGAACGCCTTGCCAAGTTCACCGGCAACGACAGCGCGGCCTGA
- a CDS encoding SDR family NAD(P)-dependent oxidoreductase, with protein MRLAGRTVVVTGASQGIGAATAATLARRGSVVVLVARSGEALDEQVERITATGGRAVALTADLADVDRIGTLAERVIAEVGVPDVLVNNAGVGRWLFLDETPTAELAGMIALPFTAALHLTREFLPGMRARGSGRVVNVNSPVSRLPIPGATGYAASRYALRGMTAALRMDLRGTGIGVSEVVPGKVSSRYFANNPGAEERIPRLARVIPTVTPEAVAARIADVVERERDEAVFPWQLKAFDVAGRLFPGVTGYLTWLTGTHR; from the coding sequence GTGCGGTTGGCGGGTAGGACGGTCGTGGTGACCGGGGCGTCGCAGGGCATCGGCGCGGCGACGGCCGCGACGCTCGCGAGGCGCGGTTCGGTTGTCGTGCTCGTGGCACGCAGCGGTGAAGCGCTCGACGAGCAGGTCGAGCGGATCACCGCGACCGGCGGGCGTGCGGTCGCCCTGACGGCCGACCTCGCGGACGTCGACCGGATCGGCACGCTCGCCGAACGGGTGATCGCCGAGGTCGGCGTGCCGGACGTGCTGGTCAACAACGCGGGTGTCGGCCGCTGGCTGTTCCTCGACGAGACGCCGACCGCCGAGCTGGCCGGCATGATCGCCCTGCCGTTCACCGCCGCGCTGCACCTGACCAGGGAGTTCCTGCCCGGCATGCGGGCGCGCGGCTCGGGCCGGGTGGTCAACGTCAACTCGCCGGTGTCCCGCCTGCCGATCCCCGGCGCCACCGGGTACGCGGCGTCCCGCTACGCGTTGCGCGGGATGACCGCGGCGCTGCGGATGGACCTGCGCGGCACCGGCATCGGGGTGAGCGAGGTCGTGCCGGGCAAGGTGAGCAGCCGCTACTTCGCCAACAACCCCGGCGCCGAGGAGCGGATCCCGAGGCTGGCCAGGGTGATCCCGACCGTGACGCCGGAAGCCGTCGCTGCCCGGATCGCCGACGTGGTGGAGCGGGAGCGGGACGAGGCGGTGTTCCCGTGGCAGCTCAAGGCGTTCGACGTGGCCGGCCGGCTGTTCCCCGGCGTGACCGGCTACCTCACCTGGCTGACCGGCACCCACCGCTGA
- a CDS encoding MFS transporter, whose amino-acid sequence MTAEALAEPVVPVRRAWMTWLFLANLGLWLAIYAPIQVLLPQQAELLDSTAKEAVFGLVTGVGALAALVANPLIGLASDRTTSRFGRRHPWTLAGALLGAVGLVVLSSASSVGVMVVGWCLVQAGLNGMLASLTSAVPDRVPVRQRAKVGGLVGVSQMLGTVLGAIVVTVLVSGLANGYLACAALVVAGALAFVLITPDARLPLTARPALRWRELWVSPRRHPDFAWAWCAHFMINLGNAFGTLYLLYFLGDVVRHPAPEDGLLVLMLLYGVALAIGAFAVGAHSDRTGRRKPYVLVAAAGMAVAALLLVAWPTWPAALVAAPLLGFGFGAYWAVALALLTQVLPAASDRAKDLGVLNIANSLPQVIAPLLTTFVLASLGGYRGLFAVSAVATLCAAVFVTRVRSVA is encoded by the coding sequence ATGACCGCGGAGGCGTTGGCGGAACCGGTCGTCCCGGTCCGCCGGGCGTGGATGACCTGGCTGTTCCTGGCCAACCTCGGCCTCTGGCTGGCCATCTACGCGCCCATCCAGGTGCTGCTGCCGCAGCAGGCCGAACTGCTCGACTCCACCGCCAAGGAAGCCGTGTTCGGCCTGGTCACCGGCGTCGGCGCGCTCGCCGCACTGGTCGCGAACCCGCTGATCGGGCTGGCGTCGGACCGCACCACGTCCCGGTTCGGCCGGCGGCACCCGTGGACCCTCGCGGGCGCGCTCCTCGGCGCGGTCGGCCTGGTGGTGCTGTCGTCCGCGTCCTCCGTCGGCGTGATGGTCGTCGGGTGGTGCCTGGTGCAGGCCGGGCTCAACGGCATGCTCGCCAGCCTCACCTCCGCCGTGCCCGACCGGGTGCCCGTGCGGCAGCGGGCCAAGGTGGGCGGGCTGGTCGGCGTCTCCCAGATGCTCGGCACCGTGCTCGGCGCGATCGTGGTGACCGTGCTGGTCAGCGGCCTGGCGAACGGGTACCTGGCGTGCGCGGCGCTGGTCGTGGCGGGCGCGCTGGCGTTCGTGCTGATCACCCCGGACGCCCGCCTGCCGCTCACCGCCCGGCCGGCGCTGCGGTGGCGCGAGCTGTGGGTGTCGCCGAGGCGGCACCCGGACTTCGCCTGGGCCTGGTGCGCGCACTTCATGATCAACCTGGGCAACGCGTTCGGCACGCTCTACCTGCTGTACTTCCTCGGCGACGTGGTCCGGCACCCGGCGCCCGAGGACGGCCTGCTGGTGCTGATGCTGCTCTACGGCGTGGCGCTGGCGATCGGCGCGTTCGCCGTCGGCGCCCACTCCGACCGCACCGGCCGGCGCAAGCCGTACGTGCTGGTGGCGGCCGCCGGGATGGCCGTCGCGGCGTTGCTGCTGGTCGCGTGGCCGACCTGGCCGGCCGCGCTGGTCGCCGCGCCGCTGCTCGGGTTCGGCTTCGGCGCGTACTGGGCGGTGGCGCTGGCCCTGCTGACCCAGGTGCTGCCCGCCGCGTCGGACCGGGCCAAGGACCTCGGCGTGCTCAACATCGCCAACTCGCTGCCCCAGGTGATCGCGCCGCTGCTGACGACGTTCGTCCTGGCGTCACTCGGCGGGTACCGGGGGTTGTTCGCCGTGTCGGCGGTCGCCACGCTGTGCGCGGCGGTGTTCGTGACCAGGGTCCGCTCGGTGGCTTGA
- a CDS encoding glycoside hydrolase family 1 protein — MSVSDDFLGADDLLWGVSTSAFQIEGSFTAAGRRPSTWDGFPAFEGDDASVACDHYRRYREDVGLMRSLGVGAYRFSVSWPRVLAGDLAFYDRLVDELLAAGIAPVATLYHWDTPLAVEQAGGWLDRDTAHRFAEYAERVAARLADRVAMWIPINEPAMVTLLGYATGQHAPGKALLFDALPTAHHLNLAHGLAVQALRSAGARAVGTANNHTPTWPASPADAPAAEAYADLHNWLYADAQLAGRYPDSLADRLPIVDGDLAITSAPLDFYGVNYYNPTRLRLPSEGNPLPFELVDVDEYPKTGFGWPVVPSGLSEMVSLLRDRFADLPPVYVTESGCSYPHSLQDTERIAYLDAHIAEALKAGVRGYFVWSLMDNFEWDSGYSQRFGLVHVDYATQERTPRASYEWYRDRIRR, encoded by the coding sequence GTGAGCGTGTCCGATGACTTCCTGGGCGCCGACGACCTGCTCTGGGGCGTGTCGACCTCCGCCTTCCAGATCGAGGGCTCGTTCACCGCCGCCGGCCGGCGACCGTCCACCTGGGACGGGTTCCCGGCGTTCGAGGGCGACGACGCGTCCGTGGCGTGCGACCACTACCGCCGCTACCGCGAGGACGTCGGCCTGATGCGGTCCCTCGGCGTCGGCGCCTACCGGTTCTCCGTGTCGTGGCCGCGGGTGCTCGCGGGCGACCTCGCGTTCTACGACCGGCTGGTGGACGAGCTGCTCGCCGCCGGCATCGCGCCCGTCGCCACGCTGTACCACTGGGACACGCCGCTGGCCGTGGAGCAGGCGGGCGGCTGGCTCGACCGCGACACCGCGCACCGGTTCGCCGAGTACGCCGAGCGGGTCGCCGCGCGCCTGGCCGACCGGGTCGCGATGTGGATCCCGATCAACGAGCCCGCGATGGTGACGCTGCTCGGGTACGCCACCGGGCAGCACGCACCGGGCAAGGCGCTGCTCTTCGACGCCCTGCCGACCGCCCACCACCTCAACCTGGCCCACGGGCTCGCCGTGCAAGCGCTGCGTTCCGCCGGAGCGCGCGCTGTGGGCACGGCCAACAACCACACGCCCACCTGGCCCGCCTCCCCGGCCGACGCGCCCGCCGCCGAGGCCTACGCCGATCTGCACAACTGGCTCTACGCCGACGCGCAGCTGGCCGGCCGCTACCCGGACTCGCTGGCCGACCGCTTGCCGATCGTGGACGGCGACCTGGCGATCACCTCCGCGCCGCTCGACTTCTACGGCGTGAACTACTACAACCCGACCCGGCTGCGGCTGCCGTCGGAGGGCAACCCGCTGCCGTTCGAGCTGGTGGACGTCGACGAGTACCCGAAGACCGGCTTCGGCTGGCCGGTCGTGCCGTCCGGGTTGTCGGAGATGGTCTCCCTGCTGCGCGATCGCTTCGCCGACCTGCCGCCCGTGTACGTGACGGAGAGCGGGTGCAGCTACCCGCACTCGCTCCAGGACACCGAGCGGATCGCCTACCTGGACGCGCACATCGCGGAAGCCCTGAAGGCGGGCGTGCGCGGGTACTTCGTGTGGTCCTTGATGGACAACTTCGAGTGGGACTCGGGGTACTCGCAGCGGTTCGGCCTCGTCCACGTCGACTACGCGACGCAGGAACGCACCCCGCGTGCCTCGTACGAGTGGTACCGCGATCGGATCAGGCGATGA
- a CDS encoding TetR/AcrR family transcriptional regulator, translating into MTSTTPLRRQPVQQRSAKRVERMLEACAQLIEEVGYDGVTTTLIAERAGVAVGSLYQFFPDKRAVVQALTLRNLEKFIQTVDGRFTSTTLAHWWDAVDSIFDVYVSMHREVPAFSKLHFGDVVDMRLLDDRRDNNTVISDRLAEMISAKFDIPLTELQLPISIAVEAADGVLNLAFRRDPAGDQRILDEAKALVRGYLSTRLPS; encoded by the coding sequence GTGACCAGTACGACCCCGCTGCGCCGTCAGCCGGTGCAGCAGCGCAGCGCCAAGCGCGTCGAGCGGATGCTCGAGGCCTGCGCACAGCTCATCGAGGAGGTCGGCTACGACGGAGTCACCACGACGTTGATCGCCGAGCGCGCCGGGGTCGCGGTCGGCTCGCTCTACCAGTTCTTCCCCGACAAACGGGCGGTCGTGCAGGCGCTGACGCTGCGCAACCTGGAGAAGTTCATCCAGACGGTGGACGGCCGGTTCACCTCGACGACCCTCGCGCACTGGTGGGACGCCGTCGACTCGATCTTCGACGTGTACGTCTCGATGCACCGCGAGGTGCCGGCGTTCTCGAAGCTGCACTTCGGCGACGTGGTCGACATGCGGCTGCTCGACGACCGGCGCGACAACAACACGGTCATCTCCGACCGGCTCGCGGAGATGATCTCGGCCAAGTTCGACATCCCGCTCACCGAGCTGCAGCTGCCGATCTCGATCGCGGTCGAGGCCGCGGACGGCGTGCTGAACCTGGCGTTCCGCCGCGACCCGGCCGGCGACCAGCGCATCCTGGACGAGGCCAAGGCCCTCGTCCGCGGGTACCTGTCGACCCGGCTTCCCAGCTAG
- a CDS encoding amino acid deaminase/aldolase — MQHRTRLDVATEEHDPPFAIVDLDAFDSNAADLVRRAGGRPIRVASKSVRVRALLERVLARPGFAGVMCYSLAEALWLSSVDLAEDLLVAYPTVDRAALAELVKDDRARARITIVVDSTAHLDLVHAVLGPDHPEIRVCLELDVSWRPVPGLHIGPRRSPVHTAREARALAEAIVRRPGFRLVGVMGYEGQIAGLGDQPPGKPLRGAALRWMQRHSAAELVERRATAIAAVRQVAELEFVNGGGTGSLEITAADPSVTELAAGSGLIGPTLFDGYRGFRPKPAVLFALPVVRRPKRHVATLFSGGYIASGTATPDRHPSPYLPVGLKLLPMEGAGEVQTPVVGRAADSLRLGDRVWLRHAKAGELAERFTHYHVVRGDVVERTVPTYRGEGHSFG; from the coding sequence ATGCAGCACCGCACGCGCCTGGACGTCGCGACGGAAGAGCACGACCCCCCGTTCGCGATCGTCGACCTGGACGCCTTCGACAGCAACGCGGCCGACCTCGTGCGCCGCGCGGGCGGGCGGCCGATCCGGGTGGCGAGCAAGTCCGTCCGGGTCCGCGCGCTGCTGGAGCGGGTGCTCGCCCGGCCCGGTTTCGCGGGCGTCATGTGCTACTCGCTGGCCGAGGCGCTGTGGCTGTCGTCGGTCGACCTCGCCGAGGACCTGCTGGTCGCGTACCCGACCGTCGACCGGGCGGCGCTGGCCGAGCTCGTCAAGGACGACCGGGCGCGGGCGCGGATCACCATCGTGGTCGACTCGACCGCGCACCTCGACCTGGTCCACGCCGTGCTCGGCCCCGACCACCCCGAGATCCGGGTCTGCCTGGAGCTGGACGTGTCGTGGCGACCGGTGCCCGGCCTGCACATCGGTCCACGCCGGTCACCCGTGCACACGGCCCGTGAAGCGCGCGCTCTGGCCGAGGCGATCGTGCGCCGGCCGGGGTTCCGGCTGGTCGGCGTGATGGGGTACGAGGGGCAGATCGCGGGCCTGGGCGACCAGCCGCCGGGCAAGCCGCTGCGCGGCGCGGCCCTGCGCTGGATGCAACGGCACTCCGCGGCCGAGCTGGTCGAGCGCCGCGCCACCGCCATCGCCGCCGTGCGCCAGGTCGCCGAGCTGGAGTTCGTCAACGGCGGCGGCACGGGCAGCCTGGAGATCACCGCCGCCGACCCGTCGGTCACCGAGCTCGCGGCCGGGTCCGGGCTCATCGGCCCGACCCTGTTCGACGGCTACCGCGGCTTCCGGCCCAAGCCGGCCGTGCTGTTCGCGCTGCCGGTCGTGCGCCGGCCGAAGCGGCACGTGGCCACGCTGTTCTCCGGCGGCTACATCGCCTCCGGCACCGCGACCCCCGACCGCCACCCCAGCCCGTACCTGCCGGTCGGGCTGAAGCTGCTGCCGATGGAGGGCGCCGGCGAGGTGCAGACCCCGGTGGTGGGTCGGGCGGCCGACTCGCTGCGCCTCGGCGACCGCGTGTGGCTGCGGCACGCCAAGGCGGGCGAGCTGGCCGAGCGGTTCACCCACTACCACGTCGTGCGTGGCGACGTGGTGGAGCGGACCGTGCCCACCTACCGGGGCGAGGGGCACTCCTTCGGCTGA